From a single Botrytis cinerea B05.10 chromosome 4, complete sequence genomic region:
- the BcpkaR gene encoding BcpkaR: MSLPSVYLTEIESLSQEILRNQPTDILQFCANYFSQRLETERAGFLTSRNRSYRSVSPGTANRPRMAGNTFPGRLGTHANPFGGDGNGLGHEQAVPGNISKVIEEDENDTITSPTTPNFGFSKGVPSFGASFGPSFGGSFGGDASTGDFPPSSFKPASEGFPEHYGMGRRTSVSAESLNPTASSNDNWSPPFHQKTQDQVARLKKSISGNFLFSHLDDEQSAQVLGALVEKPIPAVGIKVISQGDQGDFFYVVEKGSFDVHVNSTGSLQPGPDGLGTKVATIEPGGSFGELALMYNAPRAATVISAEASCTLWALDRITFRRILMDSTFQRRRLYESFLEEVPLLSTLTRYERSKIADALETQKYPPGTAIINEGDAGEAFYLLESGEAEAYKRGVDNPVKLYHKGDYFGELALLNDAPRAASVVSKTEVKVATLGKNGFQRLLGPVESIMRRTKYESVESIDPLHQN, translated from the exons ATGTCACTACCGTCGGTGTACTTGACCGAAATCGAGTCGCTCAGTCAAGAAATTCTTAGAAACCAACCTACCGATATTCTACAATTCTGTGCCAACTATTTCAGTCAACGTCTAGAAACGGAGCGCGCAGGTTTCCTTACATCTCGCAATAGATCATATCGTTCCGTATCACCAGGAACAGCAAATCGGCCGAGGATGGCTGGAAACACATTCCCTGGTCGGCTTGGAACTCACGCCAATCCTTTCGGTGGTGACGGAAATGGGTTAGGACATGAACAAGCGGTTCCCGGAAACATTTCAAAAGTCATAGAGgaggatgaaaatgataCGATAACATCACCAACAACACCAAATTTTGGATTCTCAAAGGGAGTTCCTTCATTTGGAGCTTCGTTTGGGCCTTCATTTGGAGGCTCGTTTGGAGGAGACGCAAGCACCGGAGACTTTCCACCATCCTCTTTCAAACCTGCGAGCGAAGGGTTTCCTGAGCATTACGGTATGGGGAGGCGCACTTCTGTTTCGGCCGAATCTCTCAACCCAACAGCTTCATCCAACGATAACTGGTCTCCTCCCTTTCACCAAAAAACACAGGATCAAGTAGCACGCTTGAAGAAGTCAATTTCCGGAAACTTTCTTTTTAGTCATCTTGATGACGAACAAAGCGCTCAAGTACTAGGTGCTCTCGTAGAGAAGCCAATTCCCGCTGTTGGTATCAAG GTCATCTCACAAGGTGATCAGGGAGATTTCTTCTACGTCGTCGAGAAAGGCTCTTTTGACGTCCATGTCAATTCCACTGGCTCACTGCAACCAGGCCCCGACGGTCTCGGGACCAAGGTAGCCACCATTGAGCCTGGTGGATCTTTTGGTGAACTCGCCCTCATGTATAACGCTCCCAGAGCAGCCACAGTTATATCTGCAGAGGCCTCCTGCACTCTCTGGGCTTTAGATCGCATAACTTTCCGCCGAATCCTGATGGACTCAACATTCCAGCGCCGTCGTCTCTATGAAAGTTTCCTCGAAGAAGTGCCACTTCTTTCAACTTTGACCCGTTATGAAAGGTCGAAAATTGCTGATGCTTTGGAGACCCAGAAATACCCACCTGGTACTGCGATCATAAATGAAGGGGATGCCGGAGAAGCATTCTATCTTCTTGAGAGTGGAGAGGCCGAAGCATACAAACGTGGCGTAGACAACCCAGTAAAATTATACCACAAGGGGGACTATTTCGGAGAATTGGCATTACTGAATGATGCTCCCCGAGCTGCTAGCGTTGTTAGCAAAACTGAAGTAAAGGTAGCTACCCTGGGCAAAAACGGGTTCCAGAGATTATTGGGACCAGTTGAAAGTATTATGAGAAGAACAAAATATGAGAGCGTGGAGAGCATTGATCCCCTTCACCAGAACTAA